The Torulaspora delbrueckii CBS 1146 chromosome 1, complete genome DNA segment GTCTGAATGCTAATGCATATCTATAGGTTTGATAGTCCTTTTGCATAGAGAAGAACTGTTTCACAGGGTGAAAAGAGTCCAGAATGTAAATTGCTGCGTCTGTGCCTTTGGAAAAATGGCTTGATATCGCTAAATGGCCTTCAGGTGAAGCATACCTGTTTAAAGAATAGGGCAATCCTTTAATGAAATCTTGAATTTGAGAAATGGCCGCGAAACGGGAATAGTCAGAGACACCTGTAGTAATCGCATATGGTGTCTTAGATTTGATCATCGGCTGAACTAGTTTCATGATACACGCCTGATAATCCAGCGAGTTATCACCATCGAGAAAATCTCCTGTGACAACGACAAGGTCAGGTCGTTCTCTTGATATAACGTTGGAGATGAAATGCTTAGTTTGAAATTCACTCAGAACCGCAATGGTATCTTCAGAACAACGGAAATGTATATCACTTATTTGCAATATCTTGAGAGATTTGCCATAGTGAGGAGATAGTGAGATACGcaaaacatcatcatcctttaTAATAACACTCTGTTCTCCTTTTTCGTGGCCATTGTTGATTTCTCTGGTAACTGATATTAACTGTGATTTATGTCCtttatttcttgaatactCATGGATCACCTCCTTCCAGTTGGGCCTAGACTCAAGGAACCCTGACCCCAGGTAAAGTTGAATATTGGTGATCGGATCTTGATCTGATCGATGTTTACACCAAATTCCGCCACCTTTATATTTCCAGTCCTCTCCCAGCGAGTGTATTATATCGGAATCAGAATGATCCCTAGtgaaaaaatcgatgatgGGCCTCCTTTCTCGATGAACATGATTGTGAAACACTGAACTATCACTTGTTTTGATCAGCCGCTGAACGTCCTGCGTTACTTGTATGGGGATCATTGAAGAGTCCCTGGAGATGGCCAACTCAGAGATCGGACCTGGATTGACAGAACCATCCCACTCATGCACGTATAAATAGGTCTTGTAGAAGAAACTGGTTTCAATTGAGTATAAAGATTCATCGGTAAGGTTCTTGGAGATCCTGCTCCAAGACACTATTCTATCATCAGATGATCTTTGTTTAGCAATCAATGATCGGCATTGCCCGAACCAACGGTAACAACGAATGCTCTGAACATCATCAATCAGCCCACCACGATACTCCGATGTCGTAGGTACATTGAaagtattttgaagatgaatgaTAAAAGAACTTCTTGACGAATaagcaagaagaaaaaatgaaGCAATTGCCAACCTTCTAAGAATCGTTATGATCCTTCTGTGTCGTAATCTCCTTTGCATATTCGACTATCCCTCTCAATTGACACATGAAACACCTGATTGTAGATGTTTGTGACAATTATTCTTTCCTGATATCAGTAAAGATCGAAGAGGCAAAAATTAATAGTGCCTAATCTTACCCAATGCTTGGCCAATGCCCTGGGATTAAAATGGATTATCCTGATGAGGTTTAGACCACTGATCTAAGTTATGATAAATCTTTAACTTCTTGGCAATGCCCACATTTTTTGCTCATGCACGGAACACCCCGTGAGTGCAGAATCGCAACTATAAAGTAGATCAACATAATGATGAAGTCGTT contains these protein-coding regions:
- the SIA1 gene encoding Sia1p (similar to Saccharomyces cerevisiae SIA1 (YOR137C); ancestral locus Anc_5.474), with translation MQRRLRHRRIITILRRLAIASFFLLAYSSRSSFIIHLQNTFNVPTTSEYRGGLIDDVQSIRCYRWFGQCRSLIAKQRSSDDRIVSWSRISKNLTDESLYSIETSFFYKTYLYVHEWDGSVNPGPISELAISRDSSMIPIQVTQDVQRLIKTSDSSVFHNHVHRERRPIIDFFTRDHSDSDIIHSLGEDWKYKGGGIWCKHRSDQDPITNIQLYLGSGFLESRPNWKEVIHEYSRNKGHKSQLISVTREINNGHEKGEQSVIIKDDDVLRISLSPHYGKSLKILQISDIHFRCSEDTIAVLSEFQTKHFISNVISRERPDLVVVTGDFLDGDNSLDYQACIMKLVQPMIKSKTPYAITTGVSDYSRFAAISQIQDFIKGLPYSLNRYASPEGHLAISSHFSKGTDAAIYILDSFHPVKQFFSMQKDYQTYRYALAFRHLPIPEYRPEGVFPIIGQYNEQSIVKSKLFDDKILQKIMYSFNVKAMSCGHEHSNDCCLQSRGDMWLCYGGSAGIGIDRMNGMEPSVRLFNIDGDLDEVTSWKRNFRLIESVYDYQYIYQGQL